Part of the Candidatus Auribacterota bacterium genome is shown below.
CCGCCTGACGGCCTGGATGCCCGATGAAGAGCTGGAGCGCCGCCGCCGCGAAGAGGAGAGCAGGCTCACCATCAGATACGTCCTCGATGGGATCGGAGAGGCCGAGAAGGGCGTTACGGTCGGCGATGAAGAAATAAAAAAATATTATGATGCCCATATGGGAGAATTCAAATTGCCGCCCACGGTGAGCGCACGCTACCTCCTCATCCCCTCCGGCAGCGCCGGGGAGAAAGCCGCCGTGACCGAGGAGCAGATCACGCAGTACTACAACGATCACCCCCGTGAGTTCGCGCACGAGAAGCGCGTCAGGGCGCGCCACATCCTGCTCAAGATAGAAGGGAAGGACAGGGATACGGCGGAAGCGGCCGCGCGGAAGCTGGCGGATGAGATCAGCGCGAACCTCAAGAAGGGGACGGACTTCGCCGCGCTCGCCCGTAAATATTCACAGGATGAAAAGACAAAGAAAAAGGGCGGAGACCTCGGCTACGTGGAGTCACGTGAGATGCCCAAGGCGTTCTCGGACAAGGCATTCGCCATGAAGGAGGGGGAGACCAGCGACGTCGTCAAAACCCCTATGGGATTCCACATCATCAAAGTAGAAGGCATCCAGGAGGCGGGGACAAAGCCGCTTGATGAGGTCAAAGGAGATATCAAGGCACTTTTGGAACGAGATCAGAAGGAACGCGCACAGGAAGAGACAAAGCGCGCGGCGTACGCCCGGGCAGTGGATATCTCGCTCGCGCTCGTTGACAATCCCAAATTAGATGACCTCGCAAAGAAATATTCACTCGAAATCAAGGAGACGGGGCCTTTCACTGAAAACGGCACGGCGAAGGGAATCCCGGCCGGAGGAGAATTCGCCAGGGCGGCATTCAAAACAGATATTGGTTCATTCAGCGACATAGTCGAAATCCCCGATAAGGGCTACTGCATCATCGTCCCGAAAGAGAAAACGGAGGAAAAAACCCAGCCATTCGAGGAGGCGCGCGCGGAAATCGCCAAGAAGCTCAGGGAGCAGAAGGCAAAGGCCAAGGCCAACGAACTCGCCGCTGCGCAGCGTGCGCAGGTCGAAAAGCGGATGAAGGACGAAAAGCTCGACTTCGCCTCCGCCTGCAAGGCCCTCTCGATAAAGGCCGAGGAGAGCACATCGTTCACGCCGAGAGGATTCATCCCCGGAATCGGATTTGAGCCACAGCTCTGCGCCGCCGCTTCCAAACTAAAGGTGGGGGAACTCAGCGCGGTCTTTGATATCGCAAAGGGGAGCTGCTTCTTCTCACTGATGAAACGGGAGGAGCCCCCCGCCCAAGATAAGACTCTGGGAGCCGAGGGGTTCGCCCGGCGCGCCATGAACAGGGAAGGGGGCAAAATTGTGGGTGAGTGGAGCAAGTGGGTCCACGATCAGGCCAAGATGGTTGACTACACCTCGGCGGCTGCCCGATCGTCTGAGAAACCCGAAGAGTCTGAAGAGTAACCGAGGGCGAGCATCTCCTCCCGAATCTAACTTCAACAGAATAAACAAATTAACTTATAACCACAGATAAACACAGATGTGAAAATGGTTATTGGTTTCTAACCTGATCTATTCACCAACCGCTGATAGTGTGGCTACCTGCTTTTAACGTTTTCTATCCACGGATTACACTGATTGTAAACACAGCAAAAGGTTGAAAGTATAAAGTTCAAAGTGTAAGTGCATCCTTTTGCTTTCAGCTTTAAGCTTCAGGCTGTTTTTACATCCGTGGAAATCAGTGAAATCAGTGGATGCAACCTTATTTTACTAGAATCCGCTCAATCCCTGCCTACCGGCAGGCAGGCGCAGACTCCGCGGTTACTTACTGCTTGTTATGGGCCACCGTACTAATTACCTGTCTTCGGTGCCGGCGTGGCAACCTCTTCCTTGGAAACCGTCCTCGTCACGCGGTCAACGAAGAACGCGCTCCGCAATCCCTTGGGCGTCTCCTTCACCCTGATCCTGCCATAGATCTGTACCTTGGCCCCGAGCGGAACGCTCTTGAAACCCTCAGCGTTCGACTCGCTCTTCGAAACATAGCAGGGCATCTGCATCCCTTTCACGGCGAACTTGATCACTTTCTCAGGCGTCAGGCCCGCGGCCTTCTCGCCCTCGCTGAAATTCTCATCGAAGCCGCCGTACGCCCCCTCGAACCAGATCGACCGTTCAACGAGTTTCTCCGGCTCACCCGTGATCGCTTCGGGAGAGACCTGCTGGTAGTGTTCCTCCGCGAGGTTCTTCCCCTCGGCGAACATATCCTCGGGAGAATCTTGCCTCCCCCATCCTTTTTCAATCTTTATGACGTTGAAGTAATACTCGCTCTGTAGCGGCCCGTAGACATACACTCGCTCCTCCCACGACCTCCCGCCGGTATACTTTCCGCGCACCGTCTCCATCGTCCGCTTCTCGTAGACCTTCTGGAGATTGCCTGTAATCCTGATGAGCTCACCCCTCATGCACCCCCCCAGCGCGTCTTCAAGCGATGGGCTCCTCGGGGCGATGCAGGGATAGGGGCATTGCCCGAGCTTGAATTTAAGGTATCGGTCGGGCGTGAGATAGTTCTGGATCTCGATTCGGCTGAATGGATCAACGATCTTTCCAAACGTGTCCTCAAGGGCGACCGGCTGCTCGAGATAGCGCTCCGGTGAGGCATTGAACAGCTGGAACTTCTGCCCGGTGATCGTCTCATCGGCCCTCACCATGAGCGAGCTCACACATACAAGGGCGACTGCGAGCACCAACGCATTCCTCTTCATACCGACCTCCTCTGTTAAAATGACAGACACCCAAGAGCGAATGACAAATACCAAATGACAAATACCAAAAATCAAATGACAGAGACAAAACAGCTCAAACCGGCACTCATACTACCATACTTTTAATCACTAGAGATTGAAAATTCAATGTAAGGCCTCAGTCACAGAGGAAATAAGGAGGATATCCACCGATTTCACGGATTTTATTGAAAAAATTTTGTGGCTGTTCTGTTAATCCGTGCTCATCCGTGTCAATCCGTGGATAAAAATCACTATTTACATAGATTCATTACCCACAGTAACCGACCATTATTATTCAATAGGGGAGTGCGAACGTGGCGCACAGGGCGGCAACCTCGCCCTTCACCGACGCGATCACACGCTCATCGCCCGTATCGCGCACCACACGCGCAATCATGTGGGCGATGAGCTTCATCTCTTCTTCTCTCATGCCGCGCGTCGTCACCGCGGGCGTTCCGAGGCGGATGCCGCTGGTGACGAACGGCTTCTGCCGGTCGAATGGAATCATGTTCTTATTGACTGTTATCCCCGCGGCGTGGAGCGCCAGCGCGGCGTCTTTCCCCGTGATGCCCTGCGGCGTCAGATCAACGAGCATGAGGTGGTTATCCGTTCCCCCCGAGACGAGCCTGAACCCCTGTGCCGCGAGCTCGCCTGCGAGCGCGGCGGCGTTCCTGATGATCCGCTTCTGATAGGCGATAAATTCCTCCCCCTGCGCCTCCCTGAGCGCGACTGCCTTCGCGGCGATCACGTGCATGAGGGGGCCGCCCTGCATGCCGGGGAAGACAGCCTTGTCGAGCTCTTTCGCAAACTTCTGCCGGCAGAGGATGAGGCCGCCGCGTGGCCCGCGGAGCGTCTTGTGGGTTGTGGTGGTCACAAAATCGGCGTGGGGGACCGGCGACGGATGACACCCCGCCGCCACGAGCCCCGCGACATGGGCCATGTCAACCATGAGGAGACACCCCGCCCCTCGCGCGATGTGAGCGAAGCGCTCGTAGTCAATGAGCCTGGGGTACGCGCTCGCGCCCGCGATGATCAGCTTCGGTTTCGCATGCGCGGCCTTCCGCTCGACATCCTCATAGTCAATGAGCTCTGTGTCGCGGCGCACGCCGTAGGAAAATACCTTGTAGAGCTTGCCGGAAAAGTTGACCGGGCTCCCCATGGAGAGATGCCCTCCGTGGGCGAGATCCATGGAGAGAATCGCATCGCCCGGAGAGAGGATGGTGAAATAGACGGCCATGTTGGCCTGGGTGCCTGAGTGAGGCTGGACATTGGCGTGCTCTGCGTGAAAAAGCTCGCGCGCCCGCGCGATTGCCAGCTCCTCGACCCGGTCCACGTTCTCGCACCCGTCGTAGTAGCGCCTGGCGGGGTAACCCTCGGCGTACTTGTTGGTCATTACCGATCCGGTCGCCTCGAGCACCGCGGGACTCGTAAAATTCTCCGAGGCGATGAGCTCTATCTCCGACGACTGCCTCTGCATCTCCCGCTCGATCGCGCTGCACACCTCCGGATCAGTTGTTTTTAGATGGTTCAGATGCAATTTTGTCATTTGAATTTTGTCATTTGTCATTTCTTTTCCAGTCTCTTTATTTTTTCCACGCGCCTCCCGTGCCGGCCGCCCTCGAATGCGGTGCGCAGCCAGACATCCAGGATGCGGCACGCGCGCGCCGGCGGCGTGCGGCCCCCGGAGAGCACGAGCACGTTCGCATCATTATGCCGTCTGCTCAATTCGGCCATCTCCTCATCGAGGCAGAGCGCTGCGCGCACGCCTGCTATCTTGTTGCCCACCATGCTCATGCCGATTCCGCTCCTGCAGATGAGCACCCCGCTCCCGCACTTCCCTGTCGCGACCGCGCGGGCCGCAGGGGCGCCGTAGTCAGGATAGTCCACTGCATCAGCCCTGTCACAGCCCAGGTCATCCACCTCATGGCCCAGGGACATGAGGTACTTTTTTACCGCTTCTTTCAACTCATAGCCGCCGTGATCAGAGCCCAGTGAGATTCTCATAAAAGCGACCGTTTCCCATTCCCATTCCTTCGCCGCAACATATCCCCTGAGGGACCGTCGTTCCTCAGTCCGCCCCACACGCGCACCCGAGGAACGCCTCCAACTCATCCCTCGTGACAACCCCCTCGCGGACAAGGCGCGGCGCCGGCCCGCTCAGATCGACGATGGTGGACTCCCCCCGGCAACGCGTCACCCCTCCCTTCAAAACGATGTCAGCGAGGCCGTCCATCGCCATCACCGCTTCTCCTCCACTCATCGGGGAGGCGCCGCCGCTCCTGTTTGCGCTCGTGGCGACGACCGGGACCCCGGATGTCTCGATCAACGCGAGGGCATTCTCTTCATCAGGGAACCTGAATCCCACGCGCCCCCCGCCCACGTACCGCGCCAGGAGTATGGTGAGAGGGCCCGGCCAGAAGCGCTCCATTACCCTCTCGGCAATTAGGGCGACCTCAACATCGTACCTGAGCATCCCCAGCCTCGAGGAGAGGTAGCACGCGAGGGGCTTGTTCCACGGACGGCCCTTGATCTCGTAGAGACGCTTCACCGCCGATCTGTCCGATGCGTTGCACCCGGCGCCATACACCGTCTCGGTCGGGAATACGACGATCTTTCCCTCCGCGAGCGCCCGCGCGGCCTGTTCGATACGGCTGCGATCTTCGGGCCCTCCGGTGAGCTCAAGTATCTTTGTCCGAACCATCATATTTTTCACCACAGACCTGCCTGCCGGCAGGCAGGGGCACGGAGCGCACAGAGTGGAGGAAAAACCCTTCAGTGTCTTCAGCGGATTCAGTGGTAAAAACTCTTAACCACTGAAGACACTGAAACCACTGAAAATCTATTATGTTTCTCCGTGTCCTCCGTGTCTCCGTGGTGGATCTTTTTAGCGGGTAGTTAATGTTTGAAACATCTCATCCCCGTGAATACCATCGCCACTCCCAGCTCGTTACAGGCGGCGATAATCTCTCCATCCATTTTCGAACCGCCCGGCTGCACGATTGTTTTGACGCCGGCGCGGGCGAGCTCATCAATCGCATCCCTGAACGTGAAGAATCCGTCAGACGCGGCGACGCATCCCTCGACCGGTTTTTTCGCCTTATAGACGGCGAGCCTGGCCGCATCCACGCGGCTCATCTGTCCAGCCCCTATCCCCACCGTTTCTTCTTCGGAAGCGATCACGATCGCGTTGGAGCGCACGTGTTTCACCACCGTCCACGCAAAAAACACCGCTGCGGCCTCCGCGGCTGAGGGCTTCGCCTCTGTCACCTGGGTGATATCCCCCAGCCCGATGGTACCGAGATCCCGCTCCTGGAGGAGCATGCCCCCGGTGATCGAGCGCATCTCGCGCCCGCCCGCCCTCGTGCCCCCCCCGCTCAGCCACGCGGAAAAAGACGGCACCTCGAGAATGCGAAGATTCCTTTTCGCCTTCAGGGCCTCAAGGGCGGCGCCAGTGAAGGCGGGGGCAATCACACATTCAATAAACGACGCGGAGAGCTCCGCGGCGACGTCCTCGTCCACCGCCGCGTTGAACCCGGCGATCCCCCCGTAGGCCGACTCCTGATCAGTTGCCCTCGCCCTCCGGTACGCCTCAACCGGCGCATCGGCCACGGCAACGCCGCACGGGTTCGCATGCTTGACAATGGCGCACGCGGGTCTGCGAAACTCTTTCACAATCTCAAATGCGGTGTCCAGATCAATGTAATTATTGAACGAGAGCGCCTTTCCGCTCAAAAGAACACTCTCCACCACCGATGGCTCACCGCACTCCATGGCCCTGTACACGGCCGCGCGCTGGTGCGGATTCTCACCGTAGCGCAACTCGCCGATCTTATTGAGATCGAGTCTGAGCTCCACCGGCATCACATCGGCAGCGGGCGCAACGAACGCGTAGAGCGTGCGGTGATAGACGGCATCGCAACAGGCAACAGCCTCCAGGGCCTCACGGGCGAGGCGCGCCCGCAACCCTTCTGGAATGATGCCCGCGCCGCGCGCGAGCTCGTCAAGGACAAGCGTGTATCTGGCGGGATTACAGACGACGATCACATCGCGGAAATTCTTGGCTGCGGCGCGCAGGAGGGCATGCCCGCCTATGTCCATCGTATCCATGAACTCGCTCAGATCGGTCACCCCCTCTCCCTGCGCCATGGTGAGGTTGACCGCCACCAGATCAATGTAGTCCCAGCCGAGATGTTCCATCTCGAGCCGGTGAGCCTCGCTCTCTCGCGACGCGAGGATTCCGGCGTGAATTTTCGGATGGAGCGTTTTTACCCGCCCGCCCAGCGCCTCGGCCTGACCCGTGAACGCTGCCACATCGGTCACGGGGATTCCCGCCTTGCGCAACTGCTCCGCAGTTCCGCCTGTTGATATGATTCTGATACCCAGGTTGCTGAGGCCGCGGGCGAAATCCGCTACCCCCTTCTTGTCATGAACGCTGATAAGGGCACAGCGCGCCTGACGCATATGTCCTTCCCCTCCTCACTTCGAAGGCCCAGTCAGGCGAGAGCGACCATCGTCCGTAAAGAGGGTATCCGTGAAGAGGATGCCCTCCGCGGTTTGTCCCTGGTTCTTGACCACCGACTTTCCCAACCTCCCCACCCTGCACCCGCAGCAAGACACTGCCCACGCGAGCAGGCACACAATCGCAAGATTCCTCATCGTGTTTCGTCTCCTCCCCCACCCAGACACAACAAGAACGCCCTCATTGTATAACGATTGTACTCCATTGTAAACCAGGTTACAGATACCCACACGCGATCAGATCTGCGATTGGTAATCTGCTCGTGGTTCTAGAATCGACAACTGCCGGATTGCCTCGGGGAAGGCAAGGGTCCTGTGGGGAGCCCTACGGCAGCACATCCACAGTCGCCGATGAGGGATTGTGGATCCAGCTCGAAGCATTGCGGGGATCACCCCCGGGCGTGACAATGGCTGCGTAAATCGTATAGCGGCCGGGAGCCATATTCGCCAGGAGCACACCGGGGATGAGGGACCCTTTCATATCAACCGCGGCCATTCCTTTCACAAAAGGAGATTGCGCCGCCGCCACACGGTGCTCTGCCGTGATGAATTTCGCAGGTCCAATGGGCGGTATCACTACCAGGTAGGCGGTTCCGTAATTTGTGCTCATATCCGACCCCTGGAGGAGTGAGAAGTTTAACGACAACGTGTTCCCGCGCCGGAGCGACGGGGGATTTGCTGAAATGGCGAGCTGGGGATGCCTCGTCCTCCCCGTGAGCGCCGCGTAGGCATTGATCCTCCCGCTGCCGTACCAGATGCTCTGCCCCGCCAGGTTGTACCGCGCGCCCTGAAGATCAACGCGGTCAGCAGTGCTCCTCAGCCGCTGCATCACCTCTGCCCTGGTGAGGTCAGGCTCGCTCGAAAGGAGGAGCGCTGCGATCCCGGCAGCCAAGGGAGCGGCGGATGAGGTGCCGCCAAACTCACTGGTATAGTTCCCCGCCGCATCTCCAAACAGAGGCCCTCCCTGGTTGTAACCCTCCACACCCATATAATCGGTCGTCCAGATACCGGAGGTCCTTCCTCCATTCGATGGCGCGCACAGGTCAAGTTCGGGACCATAGTCGCTGTAGTACGCCTTCCGCCCCTGGTCGGTGCACGCCCCGACCGCCATGACCTTTTCATAAGACGCGTAGCCGTCATAGCCAACAGGTTCATTCCCGTTTCCAGCGGCCCAGGATATGACACAGCCCTTCCCGCCGCGCCCGCTGTCGGCGGCGTAGTCAATGGCCTCCCTCACGATGTCCGGGAGCGGATAGATCATTTCGTCCCCCAGTATAAAGGGATTGCCGTCGGGCGGGCCCCAGCTGTTAGAGATGATCCAGGCGCCGTTGTCCACAGCGAAGCGTATGGCGCTCGCATCCTGCTCATCGCTCGTTGGCCCCGCGACCAGGCGTATCGGCATAATCCGGCAGGCTGGCGCGATTCCCGTTACGCCGATTCCGTTATTCCCATTTGCGGCCGCCACGCCGATCACTGCCGTCCCATGGCAATCCTCATTTTCGGCCACTGCGGTGGGATCGGCGTCATTATCGTAGAAATCATAGCCGGGGACAAACTTGTCACCCTGGAGGTCCTCATGGGTGAAATCCACCCCATCGTCAATGACCGCGATGATCACCTCCGGGCTGCCACGCGTCAGATCCCAGGCGGCGGTCGCCTGTACATCCTGCCCCGGGAGCGCTCCGCCCTGCCCCACGCTGAGGAGGTGCCACTGGTAAACACTATAGGGGTCGTTCGGGATGAAGCGTTTCTTCTTCTGCGAGATAAAGTTCGGATGGGCAAATACCGCGTCCCCGTTCTCAACGTACGCATTCGCAAGGTCGAGCGCAGCCAACTCCTTCGTCGCCTCAGCCCTGAGAACAAAGGTGCGAGGCGACACCTTCCTGAGAATGACGGCTCCATAGCGCCTGTTGATCCTCTCTATCTCATCCTTCCCAAGATCGGGTGGGAAACACACGATAAACTCATCCGTCACCACGAGGGGCTCGCCGCCGCCATAATCAAAAACGGGATTCACGAAGGAACGCGGGCGAGTCGCCGTGGCACGGGCCGCGAGCGCGTCTCGCGCCTCGCGCGACCCTACAATCCGGACGGCATGCCTCTCCCATCCATTGAGCTGTGAACGCGCGCGATCCACGGTAGCAGCACGACCGCTGCCTGCGATCGGCGCGCGCACGACCCAGACGTTCTCGAGGCGCGTGAGCGGATGTTTTCCACCGGAGGAGTAGAAATAATCGCCCGCGGCGCACGTCGCGCAGTGCAGGAAAATGATCTGTGCCCCTAGGAAGAGAGGCAAGAAATACGGGAGATACGCCCTGTGTTTATCGTACATTGTAATAATATTATAGCACATTATGCGAATTTTTCAAGCGAAAAGCCGTTGCCGGGTAAAGACCCTCACAGGGGAGGGATCCCCCCTTACGGGGCTGCGGCTGAAGTCCCGGCTACGTGATACGATGGTTAAACGTGCGCACATTTTAATACATGACAGAAAAAGAGAGGACCGCCCTCGTGGAGCAGTCCTCCATCAATTTTCCGGTTCTGATGCAGCGCCTTATTTCAGATAATTTTTATTTGCACCAGGCTTTTTCGTGAAACGGCATTTCGCCTCCACGCACTCCTCGGTCATGTTGAGACACTCGATGGGGTGCCAATTGACGTTCGGGTTCCCGCTTTCTCGGATACCTTCATAGTTCACTTTCACATCCTGATTCTTGAATGTGCACATCTTCTTATGGAATCTCTGCACAACCTGCATGGTCTGTCTCTCCCTTCCCGGGACCAGCGAGCCATGGCACCCATGCCGCGCTGCCCCTCAGTGACTCACCGATGCACCGGTCTCGAGTGCCGCGCCTCGTACTTGACACAGATGCAACCGGTGCTCCAAGCACCATACTACCATACGCACTCGCATGATGCATCAGTGCACCTTCCTCACGATAGGGCGGGCACGCCCCACGAACTATCCTCTCAGCCAGATGGCGCGGGTGGCACGAGTGCCTTTTTCATCGGATAGGCTTTTATGACATCAAGGAAAAGGAATGGTTCTCCGTCCGCGCAGTAACCATTTCTTTTATAAAATGGGACTGCGGTGGCGGTGCTCCCGAGCTTGAGCTCCCTCAAGCCAAGGCGCGCCGCTTCCCTCTCGAGGGCGAGGAGGAGGGTCTTCCCCACTCCCCTATGGAGCACCTCCGGAAGGACATAGCACGCGAGGATATCGCCCCTGCGGTGCAACCCTCCCAGCCCAACGATCTTGCCTGACGCCTCGGTGGCAATGAGGCACACGATATCCCTGTCAGCGAGCAGCGCGCGCACCCGCTCGACGGTCTTCGTTGAGCACCATCTGTCGAGCAACTCCCGGTCGTTCCCGTAGTCGGGCCCGCAGATCTCACTGATCGAGCGCAGCCAGACCGCTCGCATCTGCTCCGCATCATCAGGCCCCGCAACCCTCAGGAAAAACATCCCGGTAATCTCCCGTATATGTAACGTATAGATAGTGCTGAAAGTTCAAAAACGTCTTCGAGTATTTTCGCTTTGTATATAACCACTTGTCTTCAGGAAAGCATATTCCCCACGGTTATAGCCCTTCCTCAATCTTTATCTCATTCGTCCGGCCTAATTGTTCCAGTATTTGAATCAGGTGGCGATATACTTCGGCATTGCTTTCGCTTAATCCCCGCTGGACTGCCAGAAAGGCCTCAGCATTTCCTCTATAGCGCGAGTTCTCGAGGAGGTCCAACTCCTGATACTCGCCCCTGGCCGCGACAAACAGCTCGAGCATCAGCGCTTCATCTGCCGGGCTTTGAAACGTGCTCCATATTCGTCCAATAATCAGCGGTCTCGCCCTTGCGTCTGACTTTCAAAAGACCGCTGAATATCGCCGTGTCCGTTGTGAAGACTTCCTCGCCCGCGCTGAAGGTTGTACACCGTCAAGATACAACGCCCTCAGCTAGTGCGCGATTGAACGTATCACGGTCTCCGTCTCGTGCATATCCGAGTAGCTTCGAGTAGTAGTCCTTGGTGATGCTCCTGCCGGATGCTGATGTGGCTTTAGGATGCTGGGAATCAAGAAGCCCGCAACTGTTAATTCCAGCTTGCTGACGATCTTTTTCTTTTGCTTCTACATCCCTATCCCAATCCCAACGATTTATCTTTTTTATCTGTTTCCATGGTATCTCCTTGCGTGTCTTGCCATTCCAGAGGATTATAACACTATCATCTGACTCCTTGATAATCTTACCGTTATAGTTAAAATTTCTGGTAAAGACAGTGTCAGCAAGGGCGAAACTAGCCATTAGGGATAATCCGAGAATAGATAAGAACGCTCCCATTAGTGCTGGTTTCATGCTCTGTATCCTCCAGAGGGAGCCATGCTCTTGATACTCGCCAGGATGAGCCTCACAGTTTCGTAGTTATAGTCACTGTCCCCTGCCATAAGCAACCCGGGATTGCGTTTTGTAATCTGGGCTGCGCCGCGGCGGGAACAAGTCCCACGATGAAAAGATATTGCCCGGTCAATCCGCTGGGGACATAGACTGCATATAGTCTCCGCTGGAATGGTTCCCAAAGGCCCGGTACATCCTTATAAAGAGGTATCAAACCTGTCCGCAGAAAGCGCGGATTTTCGAGGTTGAACGAGTAAATCTGTCCCCCTGGGGCGATTATCACCCCGTAAGTATCAAAAGTGTCAAGCAGCGGCTGTACTATCACGTCAATCGTAAAAAGCTCCCCCGGCGATGGCGTAGTGCTGTTCAAAATCACGACTAGGAGCGGCGTCGGAGTTACCGTTGGTGTTCTGGTCGGAGTAATTGTCAGGGTTATAATCGGCGTCGGCGTGCACGTAGGTGTTGTCGTCGGAGTATTCGTAATCGTCGGCATATCTGTAGGCGTCATCGTCGGCGTTGGAGTCTCCATCGGTGTCTCTGTCGGAGTTTCTGTCACCGTTGGCGTCTCCGTAGGCGTCGGCGTGATCGTCGGAGTAGGCGTGCATGTTGCAGTAGGTCCCTGCTCGATGCAATACAAATTATAACCAGAGCCAACATAGATACACCCATCACTTCCGAGTGTGGGTGAGGAAGACATGTCTCCCCCGGCCGGATAAATCCAGCTGAGTGTACCATTTGAATTAAGAGCATATAGATTATAGTCATGAGAGCCGACATATACCATCCCGTCACTCCCCAACGCGGGAGAGGAATTTACACCATCCTGGGCCCGATAGCTCCAGTTGAGCGCGCCGTCCGAGCCAAACGCATAAAGTTTATTGTCAACAGAGCCTACGTATACCATCCCGTCACTCCCCAACGCGGGAGAGGAATACACCTCATCTTGCGTCCGATAGCTCCAATTGAGCGCGCCGTCCGAGCTAAACGCATAAAGTTTAGAGTCATAAGAACCAATATACACCCCCCCATCACTTCCAAGTGCGGGAGAGGAGTATACATAACCACCAGTCGGATACGTTCTGGCGAGTGTGCCGTTTGAGTTAAACGCATAGAGATACCAGTAATAAGCAGAGCCGATATACGCTCTCCCGTCACTCCCGATCGCGGGGGAGGAATACACAGACATATAATATGCAATCCGATAGCTCCAGTTGAACGCGCCGTCCGAGCTAAACGCGTAGAGATTATTATCCCAAGAGCCGACATACACCCTCCCGTCACTATCCAGTGCGGGGGAGGATATAACCCAATCTCCCGTCCTATAACTCCATGCGAGGCCTCCGGCTGAGCTGAAGGAGTAGAACTCATCATCAGCGAAGCTGACATATATCCTCCCATCTCTCCCCAACGCGGTAGAGGAGAGCACACCGCCACCAGTCCGATAGCTCCAGTTGAGCGCGCCGTTAGAATTAACCGCGTAGAGATTATTGTCACCCCCAACATACACCCTCCCGTCACTCCCAAGCGCGGGGGAGGAACCGCCTCCCGTCTCATAACTCCACGCGAGTCTGGGTATTGACAGCCCCGCGTATTCGCTCTGGCCTGTGTGCCGTGCATCGTGGTGAAACATCGGCCAGGGGGAATTGGCGAGCTGGGCGTAAGGTGCTGGGATGAGGAGGCAGAGCAGGATGAATGTTTGACTAACACCGCTAAGAATCCTGCATTTCATAACTCTCCCTCATGGTCTCTGCATCACGAATTCCATGTTGCCCGGGTCCACAAGGTGACGGCCATGTCAGATTGCTAGATCCATCTTTGCTGGTGTTACCCGTAATGTCTGGTGAATCCGGCAGAAGTTATAATACATAAAATAGAGAGCAACGGGAAGTGCCTGTTATATCGGCCAGCAGATATAC
Proteins encoded:
- a CDS encoding peptidyl-prolyl cis-trans isomerase, which codes for MLSFFRRRMKLILWILVVVVIVTFIPWGVGVRMRFRGEKRLSAAGELFGKTVSRPDFDDACMAIRTDSLLRRVQMNDAEISQRAWERLLMLTQARREGISVSDRELARAIRAQFGGEGSFDQRVYENILRNMGLTPDVYEGWTRESLMIARLIELVRLTAWMPDEELERRRREEESRLTIRYVLDGIGEAEKGVTVGDEEIKKYYDAHMGEFKLPPTVSARYLLIPSGSAGEKAAVTEEQITQYYNDHPREFAHEKRVRARHILLKIEGKDRDTAEAAARKLADEISANLKKGTDFAALARKYSQDEKTKKKGGDLGYVESREMPKAFSDKAFAMKEGETSDVVKTPMGFHIIKVEGIQEAGTKPLDEVKGDIKALLERDQKERAQEETKRAAYARAVDISLALVDNPKLDDLAKKYSLEIKETGPFTENGTAKGIPAGGEFARAAFKTDIGSFSDIVEIPDKGYCIIVPKEKTEEKTQPFEEARAEIAKKLREQKAKAKANELAAAQRAQVEKRMKDEKLDFASACKALSIKAEESTSFTPRGFIPGIGFEPQLCAAASKLKVGELSAVFDIAKGSCFFSLMKREEPPAQDKTLGAEGFARRAMNREGGKIVGEWSKWVHDQAKMVDYTSAAARSSEKPEESEE
- a CDS encoding serine hydroxymethyltransferase; its protein translation is MTKLHLNHLKTTDPEVCSAIEREMQRQSSEIELIASENFTSPAVLEATGSVMTNKYAEGYPARRYYDGCENVDRVEELAIARARELFHAEHANVQPHSGTQANMAVYFTILSPGDAILSMDLAHGGHLSMGSPVNFSGKLYKVFSYGVRRDTELIDYEDVERKAAHAKPKLIIAGASAYPRLIDYERFAHIARGAGCLLMVDMAHVAGLVAAGCHPSPVPHADFVTTTTHKTLRGPRGGLILCRQKFAKELDKAVFPGMQGGPLMHVIAAKAVALREAQGEEFIAYQKRIIRNAAALAGELAAQGFRLVSGGTDNHLMLVDLTPQGITGKDAALALHAAGITVNKNMIPFDRQKPFVTSGIRLGTPAVTTRGMREEEMKLIAHMIARVVRDTGDERVIASVKGEVAALCATFALPY
- the rpiB gene encoding ribose 5-phosphate isomerase B, whose translation is MRISLGSDHGGYELKEAVKKYLMSLGHEVDDLGCDRADAVDYPDYGAPAARAVATGKCGSGVLICRSGIGMSMVGNKIAGVRAALCLDEEMAELSRRHNDANVLVLSGGRTPPARACRILDVWLRTAFEGGRHGRRVEKIKRLEKK
- a CDS encoding L-threonylcarbamoyladenylate synthase, whose translation is MMVRTKILELTGGPEDRSRIEQAARALAEGKIVVFPTETVYGAGCNASDRSAVKRLYEIKGRPWNKPLACYLSSRLGMLRYDVEVALIAERVMERFWPGPLTILLARYVGGGRVGFRFPDEENALALIETSGVPVVATSANRSGGASPMSGGEAVMAMDGLADIVLKGGVTRCRGESTIVDLSGPAPRLVREGVVTRDELEAFLGCACGAD
- the purH gene encoding bifunctional phosphoribosylaminoimidazolecarboxamide formyltransferase/IMP cyclohydrolase; translated protein: MRQARCALISVHDKKGVADFARGLSNLGIRIISTGGTAEQLRKAGIPVTDVAAFTGQAEALGGRVKTLHPKIHAGILASRESEAHRLEMEHLGWDYIDLVAVNLTMAQGEGVTDLSEFMDTMDIGGHALLRAAAKNFRDVIVVCNPARYTLVLDELARGAGIIPEGLRARLAREALEAVACCDAVYHRTLYAFVAPAADVMPVELRLDLNKIGELRYGENPHQRAAVYRAMECGEPSVVESVLLSGKALSFNNYIDLDTAFEIVKEFRRPACAIVKHANPCGVAVADAPVEAYRRARATDQESAYGGIAGFNAAVDEDVAAELSASFIECVIAPAFTGAALEALKAKRNLRILEVPSFSAWLSGGGTRAGGREMRSITGGMLLQERDLGTIGLGDITQVTEAKPSAAEAAAVFFAWTVVKHVRSNAIVIASEEETVGIGAGQMSRVDAARLAVYKAKKPVEGCVAASDGFFTFRDAIDELARAGVKTIVQPGGSKMDGEIIAACNELGVAMVFTGMRCFKH